The Niallia alba genome includes a window with the following:
- a CDS encoding spore germination protein codes for MTERNNNESLPGYEKIKSILNESPDLNCRKIEAGQVGIHIIFMKNLIKPEILNEYVIKYIEQLSVEYLHYTYLMKNIPIEEIMVNIEEQEVISSLLNGFAYIYFLEEKKGFMVNCANPIERSIEKAETESLVYGPKISFTESLTSNVKIIRQNLNDYNLCTDEIKIGERVQKQVRIVYIKDIANDDTLQTLKERIKQLKTDNISDSAVLAQCLEDNHYSLFPQFILTELPDRFIYSIINGRIGVFIDGSPVGIIGPANFFSFFESTEDIYLRWSLSTFIRFIRFFAMVGSIFLTAIYVAAMTYHFELIPSKLLFIIGLSRSQVPFPPLLEALLLELLIELLRESGARLPSKVGQTMGIVGGIVIGQATVEAGLTSNILIIIVAFSALGAFSAPIYEMGTAVRIARFPIIILAGVWGLNGIIFGICILMVHLLKLTSLNKPYLAPLYPLRMKDLQYFLIRLPHHFYMRRPLVNRPKDSIRLKERLRNITDLDEF; via the coding sequence ATGACAGAGCGTAATAATAATGAGAGCTTGCCAGGTTATGAAAAAATTAAATCGATTCTTAATGAATCACCCGACTTGAATTGTCGAAAGATTGAAGCTGGACAAGTGGGGATTCATATTATTTTCATGAAGAATTTAATTAAGCCAGAGATTCTAAATGAATATGTCATTAAATACATTGAACAACTTTCTGTAGAATACTTACATTACACCTATTTAATGAAAAACATTCCTATAGAAGAAATAATGGTAAATATAGAGGAACAAGAAGTTATCTCTTCCCTATTAAATGGATTTGCTTATATTTATTTCTTAGAAGAGAAAAAGGGATTCATGGTGAACTGCGCAAATCCCATTGAACGCTCTATTGAGAAAGCAGAAACAGAATCGTTAGTATATGGACCTAAAATTTCGTTCACTGAATCATTAACTTCTAACGTTAAGATAATCAGACAAAATCTAAATGATTATAATTTGTGCACGGATGAAATAAAGATTGGGGAACGCGTTCAAAAGCAAGTAAGAATTGTATATATAAAAGATATTGCGAACGATGACACTCTTCAGACACTTAAGGAAAGGATTAAACAATTAAAAACGGATAATATAAGTGACAGTGCCGTTTTGGCTCAATGCCTAGAAGATAATCATTACTCTTTATTTCCACAATTTATATTAACAGAGCTGCCCGATCGATTCATCTACTCGATTATAAACGGGCGAATTGGTGTTTTTATAGATGGTAGCCCAGTAGGGATTATAGGTCCTGCTAATTTTTTCTCATTTTTCGAATCAACAGAAGATATCTATTTGAGATGGTCTTTAAGTACATTTATTCGTTTTATCCGATTTTTTGCTATGGTAGGTTCTATTTTTTTAACAGCCATTTATGTGGCTGCCATGACTTATCATTTTGAACTCATACCATCTAAATTGTTATTTATCATTGGACTATCACGTTCACAAGTTCCTTTTCCGCCCTTATTAGAAGCACTCTTACTAGAATTGTTAATTGAGTTACTTAGAGAATCTGGTGCCCGCCTTCCTTCAAAAGTAGGACAAACAATGGGAATTGTAGGAGGTATTGTCATTGGCCAAGCAACGGTTGAGGCAGGATTAACTAGCAATATTTTAATTATCATTGTTGCATTTAGTGCATTAGGGGCATTTTCGGCTCCTATTTATGAAATGGGCACTGCTGTCAGAATTGCTAGATTTCCAATCATTATTTTAGCAGGTGTTTGGGGGTTAAATGGAATCATTTTTGGTATATGTATTCTAATGGTTCACTTGTTAAAATTAACTTCTTTAAATAAACCTTATCTTGCACCTCTATATCCGCTAAGAATGAAAGATTTGCAATATTTTTTAATACGTCTCCCCCACCATTTTTATATGAGGCGACCGTTAGTAAATCGACCAAAAGACTCCATTCGCCTGAAGGAGCGATTAAGAAATATAACAGATTTAGATGAATTTTGA